The sequence CTCCCTGTGGTTACGGTCCCGGATCTGCGCTTCGCTTGTCCGGGACGACGACTGAGGTTGTGGCTATGGATCAGCGCAGGCCACTAGCGCTGCCTTCTACGATAACCGCATATCCAGCAACCGCCGTCCTTCGCCCTTGAGCAGCTTCTTCACCGCGCTCGACGCCACGACCTCGCCGTCATTGGCGTAGGCTTCGTGGTTCTTCTCGATGTCGTCGAGCCGGTAGAGATAGTTGACCATCACGCCGGCGGATTCGCGCACGCCCTTGGGCGAGAGATCGCCCAGCCAGTTGATGCGCTCCAGCCGCGCGCCGTTGCCGAGATGGAAGCGGGCGACGGAGTCGATCAGCTTGCCCTTCGGCGTGCGCGCCTTGAGGAAATAATGCGCTGCCAGCGGCTCGATCACGCCGCGCAGCAGCGCGGTCGTCTCGGGGCTCTCGAACCATTTGGGATCGTCGAGACGCTTCAGCGTCTCGCGGTCCTCGTCCGAGAGCGGCAAATCCTTGTCCTGCTTCACCCAGGCCATGAAGCCGGGCACCGGTGACAGCGTCACGAAGGTGTCGAGCTTCGGCGTTTCGCGGCGCAGCTCTTCCACCACCTGCTTGATCAGGAAGCTGCCGAAGGAGATGCCGCCAAGGCCGCGCTGGGTGTTGGAGATCGAATAGAATACGGCGGTGCGTGCGCGCTCGATCGGCAGATGCTGGCGGTCGACCGCGAGCAGGGGCTGGATCGCGCCGGGGATGGTCTCGGTCAACGCCACTTCGACGAAGATCAGGGGCTCGTCGACCATTGCGGGGTGGAAGAAGGCGTAGCAGCGGCGATCGACCGGATCGATGCGGCGGCGCAGATCGTCCCAGTCGGAGATCTCGTGCACGGCTTCGTAACGGATGATCTTTTCGAGGATGTTGGCCGGGGTCGACCAGTCGATCCTGCGCAGCACGAGAAACCCCCTGTTGAACCACGAAGAGAGAAGATGCGAGACGTCGCGATCGAGCGCGGCGAGATCGGTATGCCCGTTCATCATGCCGAGCAGGTCGGCGCGCATGTTGACGAGATCGCCGGTGCCGCCGGGCGCGCGGTTGAGGCGACGGATCAGCTCCTGCCGCCGCGGCTCAGAGGCGAAGTGCAACGAGCTCGCGTCCTCGTCGGTCGGCCTGGCGCGCCATTTCTCGATCGCCCTCGACAGCCGTTCCCGGTCGGGGCCGAAATCGCGCACCAGCCCTTCGAAGAAGGCGCGGCGTCCGGCCGGGTCGAGCTCCCGGTAGATGTCGAGCACCTCACGCGCCATCGCCGTGCCGGAGGCTTCGCCCCGGCCTGACAGCAGCGCATCGCAGAGCTCAATCAGTCCGTCGGCATCCCGCCTGGTATCGGCGGAATCTCCGCGACGCAGCAGCGTGCGGCCGCGCTCGGAGATGGTGGCGAGCAGGTCGGAGAAGAAGGCATTGGCCATCTGGGCTTTCGTATCAGGTTTGTGCGATGCGGGAAGCTTACACGGGATTTAGGGGGAAGCCGATCACAATCAAGCAGGTGAACTTTGTATCTTTAGTGGCGCCATGCATCCGACGGTGCGCTGTCATGCCCCGGCTTGACCGGGCCATCCAGTACGCCGCGGCTTCTCGGGGTTAGCCGCGCCGCCTCGGAGTACTGGATCGCCCGATCAAGTCGGGCGATGACACCGAGTGTGTTGCAAACTCCGTCGGCGTGCGCCCCGTCACCTGGCGGAACGCGGCCGAAAACGCCGGCACGCTGGCATAGCCGAGCGATGTCGCAAGCTGCTTCACCGACACGGTTGCATCCGTCGATATCAGCTGGATCGCGGCCGCAATCCTCGCGCGCTGGCACCAGCTCTTGAAGCTCAGCTGCGTCTCGGTCGAGAACAGCCGCGACAAGGTCCGCGCGGACGTTCCGACCTCACGCGCCAGCGTGTCGATGTCGTGCAGGCCGGTGGGATCGTCGAGCACGATCATCGCGGCACGGCGGCAGCGCGCTTCACGCGGCAGCGGCACGAAGGTCGCGGAATCCTCGGCCTGGTGCAGTTCCAGCATCACCAGGCGCACCAGGAGCTCGGTGCGCTCCTCGGTATTGCGCGCGTCGAACAGCGCGAGGATCGCCTGATTGAGCAGCGGCGACACCCGCACCACGAACTCCCTGGTCAATCCCTCATAGCGCTTTTCGCGCTTGAGCCAGGCCAGGTCGAAATACAGCGTCCGCATCTCGATGTCGGCGAGCAGGTCAATGGCATGCTCGAGCCCGGCGGGTACCCAGACCGCGCGGTCCGGCGGCACCAGCCAGCGTCCCCCTGGTGTCGTCACCTGCATCGTGCCCTTCGCCGCATAGATGAGCTGCGCCTCGCGGTGCAGATGCGGGTCGATCCGCATGCCTTTGGGGTAATCGCGCGCGACCAGGTGCACGCCTGCGGGCGAGCGGTGGTTGCTCCGGACCTCCCGCAGAATTGGCGTTTCCAAGACAGTCATTGGCGGCACCCCGTCATGGGCAAGACATATAACTCATTTCGGAGCAGGAGAGGATTCGTATGAACAGCCCCAGCCGGGTCATCAGTTTCGTCAATGCCGGCCATTTCATCGACCATTATTCGATGCTGATCTTTGCAGCCGCGGTCATCATCATGGGGCCGGCCCTCGGCATGGCCTATTCGGAACTCCTGCCTTACGCGACGCCGGGCTTCGTCGCCTTCGGCGCAGGCTCGCTGCTGACCGGCTGGCTCGGCGACCGCTGGAGCCGCCGCCACATGATGCTGATCTTCTTCCTCGGCATCGGGGCCTCCATGATCGCGGTCGGCTTCGTGCAGACCCCGGCGCAGCTGGGCGCCGCGCTGCTGGCGATCGGCATCTTCGCCTCGATCTATCATCCGGTCGGCACAGCCATGATCGTGTCCTACGCCGACAGGCTCGGCCGCGAGATGGGCATCAACGGCGTCTGGGGCAATCTCGGCGTCGCTTCGTCCGCGCTCGTCACCGGGGTGATCGGCCAATATTTCGGCTGGCGCGCCGCCTTCATCGTCCCCGGCGTCGTCACCATCCTGATCGGCATCGCCTTCGCGATGATGGTCGTGCACGAGGACCGCAAGGGCTCCAAGCAGGCGGCGGCGCAGGCGCGGGTGGCGAAGCAAGACATGTGGCGCGTGATTCTATCGCTGCTGATCGTCGTGATCGCGATCTCGACCACGTTCAACGCCGTCACCGTGGCGCTGCCAAAGCTGTTCGCGGAGCGGCTCGCGGACCTCACCAGGAGCCCGGCGCTGTTAGGCGTCATCGCGGCCGGCGTCTACGTGTTCGGCGCGATGACGCAATACACGATCGGCCGGCTGCTCGACCGCTATTCGCTGAAGACGGTGGCGCTGCCGCTGTCCTTCATGCTGGCGCCGTTCCTGTATCTGGCCGCGAGTCTGTCCAACCTGCCGCTGATCGTGGTTTCGATCGGCATCGTCATGGGGGCGTTCGGGCAGGTCACGGTCAACGACGCCATGGTCGGCAAATACACCACCGAAGAGTGGCGTTCGCGCGCCTATGCGGTGCGCTATTTCGTCGGCTTCACCGCGGCCGGCGCTTCGGTCGGCCTGGTCGCCTGGCTCTACGAGCAGGGCGGCTTCGTCACCATGCTGCACGCCTTCGCCGCCCTCTGCCTGCTCGCCATCGCCGCCGCTCTGATCCTGCCCCGCGAGATCAGGACGCCGCAGGCGGCGTGAGGACGCCGGTCTCGTGTCCCGCACAAGCTGCAACGTGTAGGCGTTGCTGCGGCGGCAAGTCACGCATATCGCTGATCATGCCATTCTGCCTCTGTTTTGCCCGACGAAGCAACCGGTTCGGCTAATCCGAAAGTTTCCGAGCGATTTCAACATCATCCCTACTGTGCATGGGGTTGTTTTCGCATCTTGTTTTGAGGCTGCGGAATAATTACGGCTTCACCTCCGCCATCGGCTGCGCCTTCGGGGCCTTGCTGCTCGCGCGCCAGTTCTCGAAACGCTGCACCACCACGAAGAAGGCCGGCACGAACAGCACTGCGAGGCAGGTGGAGGCCAGCATGCCCGAGAACACGGTGATGCCGATCGACTTGCGCGCGCTGGCGCCGGCGCCGGTCGCGAGCACCAGCGGCACCACGCCGAGAATGAAGGCAAACGAGGTCATCAGGATCGGCCGGAAGCGGGCACGCGCTGCTTCGATCGCCGATTCGATGACCGGCTTGCCGTCGCGGCCGTGCAGCTCGAGCCCGACCTCGACGATCAGGATCGCGTTCTTCGCCGACAGCGCGATCAAGAGGATCAGGCCGATCTGGCAATAGAGGTTGTTGTCGATCTTGAGCGCGCTGAGGATCAGCATCGGCCCGAGCAGCGACAGCGGCACCGCGAGGATCACCGAGATCGGCGCGTACCAGCTCTCGTACTGGCCGGCGAGTACGAGATAGACCAGCAGCATGGCAAGGCCGAACACCCAATAGATCTGATTGGAGACCGCCTTCTCCTGATAGGACATCGCGGTCCATTCATAGCCGGTACCCGGCGGCAGAGTCTTGTCCGCGATGTCCTCCATCAGCTTCAGCGACTGGCCCGATGAATAGCCCTGCGCCGGCAGGCCGATCACGGTCGAGGACGGATAGAGGTTGTAGAGGCTGATCAGCGACGGTCCGGTCGCCGGCGTGATCTTGGCGATAGTGCCGATCGGGATCATGTCGCCGTTCGAGTTGCGCACCTGCATGTTGGCGATGTCGCGCTCGGTGACGCGGAAGGCCGGATCGGCTTGGGTGTAGACCTGGAACACGCGGCCGAACTTGTTGAACTGGTTGACGTAGGACGAGCCGAGATAGGTCGACAGCGCCGAGAACACCTGGTCGGTGGTGACGTGCAGGGTCTGGGTCTTGACGCGGTCGATCTCGACGTTGAACTGCGGCACCGACGAGCGGAACGAGGATTGCACGCGCTGGAGCGCGCTCTGGCTCCCGGCGTTGCTGACCATCGCGCTCGTGATCGCCTGCAGCTTGGCGAAATCGCTGTTGCCGTCGCGCAGCTCGACCTGCATCGAGAAGCCCGCGGCGTTGCCGATGCCCTGGATCGGCGGCGGCGGCAGCACGATGGTGCGGGCCTCCATGATGGTCGCGAGCTTGTCGTTGAGCCCGAAGACCAGCGAGCGCAGATCCTCGCCGGGCCCTTTGCGCGCGTCCCAGTCCTTCAGGATGATGTAGGCGACGCCGGCATTGGCAAGGCTGGCGCTGTTGTCGAGCGCGGAGATGCCGGCGATGGTGATGACCTGCGCCACGCCGGGCGTGTCCTTGATCAGCGCGCTCGCTCGGTCGAGCACGGCTTGCGTCCGCTCCAGCGCGGCGCCGTCGGGCAGCTGCACGGCGGCGATCAGATAGCCCTGGTCCTCGATCGGCAGGAAGCCGGTCGGCACCCGCGACAGGCCATAGCCACTGGCTGCGATGATCAGCAGCGCAAACGCGACGGAGACAGTGGCGTGCTTGACGAGAAAGGTGATCAACCGCGTGTAGCCGCGCTCGACGCGGTTATAGACGGCGTTGAAGCCGCGGTAGAAGAAATTGCGCTGCTCCGGCGGCACCGCCGGCCGCAGCCACAGCGCGCATTGCGTCGGCTTCAGCGTCGCCGCGTTGATCGCGGACAGAAGCGCGGTCGCGGCGATCACCAGCGCGAATTGCGAATAGATACGCCCGGTCAGTCCAGCGAGGAACGAAGCCGGCAGGAACACCGAGATCAGCACCAGCGTGATGCCGACGATCGGCGCGAACAGCTGGTCCATCGCCTTGATCGCGGCGTCGTGGCCATTCATGCCCTGCTCGATGTTGTGGGCGGCGCCTTCGACCACGACGATGGCGTCGTCGACCACGATGCCGATCGCGAGCACGATCGCGAACAGCGTCGACATGTTGATGGTGAAGCCGAGCGCTGCCATCGCGGCGAACGCGCCGATGATCGTCACAGGCACCGTCGTTGCCGGCACCAGCATCGCGCGCCAATCCTGCAGGAACACTAGGATCACGACCAACACGAGCAGGCCGGCCTCGATCAGCGTCATGTAGACCTCGTGCACCGAGGCCTCCACGAACTTGGTGGTGTCGAACGGGGTGTCGTATTTGACGCCCTCGGGGAAGCGCTTGGCGAGCTCCGCCATCTTCCTCTCGACGGCCTGCTCGACCTGGAGCGCGTTGGCGCCGGGCGACTGGAACACGCCGATGCCGACCGCCGGCTGCTTGTTGAGGGAGAAGATCTGGCTGTAGGTCTGCGCGCCCAGTTCGACCCAGCCGACGTCGCGCACGCGCGTGACGTCGCCGCTGCTGCCCGATTTGACGATGATGTTCTCGAACTGGCTGGTGTCGTCGAGCCGTCCGTTGACGTTGAGCGTGTACTGGAAGGCCTGGCCCGGTGGCGTCGGCGGCGCGCCGACCTGGCCGGCGGAGACCTGCTGGCTCTGCTGCTGGATTGCGTTGATGACGTCCTGCGGCACCAGGCCCCGCGCCTGCAGCTTATTCGGATCGAGCCACACCCGCATCGAATACTGGCCGGCGCCGAACACGGTGACGTTGCCGACACCGGGCAGGCGCGAGAGCTCGTCGCGGATGTTGATGGTGGCGTAGTTGCTCAGATACAGACTGTCGTATCTGGAGTCCGGCGAGGTCAGGGTCACGAACAACAGAATCGAGGTCGACCGCTTCTGCACGGTGACGCCCTGGTTCTGCACGGCTTGCGGCAATTGCGACAGCGCGCTGGAGACGCGGTTCTGCACCAGCACTTGTGCGAAGTTGAGGTCGGTGCCGATCTTGAAGGTCACCGTCAGCGTGTAGGTACCATCGGAGGCGCTGTAGGACTGCATGTAGAGCATGTCCTCGACGCCGTTGACCTGCTGCTCGATCGGCAGCGCCACAGTGTCAATCACGGTCTTGGCGCTGGCGCCGGGATAGCGCGTCGTCACCTGCACGGTCGGCGGCACCACGTCGGGATACTGCGCGATCGCGAGATTGAACAGCGCGACGCCGCCGATCAGGATCATCAGCAGCGCGATGACGTTCGAGAGGACCGGCCGCTCGATGAAGAATTTTGAGATCATGGCTGGCGCTCCTACTTGGCAGACGCCTGGGGCTGCTCGATCTTCGTCACCTGCGGGTCGATCTTCTGGCCCGGGATCACCCGCAGCAGCCCGGCGATGACCACGCGGTCCTCCGGCTTCAGGCCGCTCTCGATCACGCGCAGGCCGTTGTCGACGGGGCCGATCTGCACCTTGCGCTGCTCGACCGTGTTGTCGGCGTTCACGACGAGGAGGTAGCGGCCGCCCTGGTCGCTGCCGAGCGCGGTGTCGGGGACGAGGAGCGCGCTCTTCTCCTGGTCGAAAGGCACGCGAACGCGGACGAAATAGCCGGGGAGCAGAACCCGCTTGTCGTTGGGGACGAGTCCGCGCACCGCCAGCGTGCCGGTCGATTGATTGAGGGTCGGCGAGACGTAGTCGAGATGCCCCTCATGCGGATAGCCGGTGTCGGTCTGCAGGCCGATCTGAATTGGAAATTGCTTCATGTCAGCGGGCGTCAGTCCCCTGCGTGCCGCCTCGGCGCGGATGCGCAGCACGTCCTGCTCGTTGACGGTGAAGTTCACATAGATCGGATCCAACGCGACGATGGTTGCGAGCTGGGTCGGGGAGGAGACGCCGACGAGCTCGCCGATCGAGACCAGGTGGGCGCTGACGACGCCGTCGAACGGCGCCGTCACCTTGGTGTAGCCGTAGTTGACTGCGGCGAGCCTGGTATT comes from Bradyrhizobium sp. CCGE-LA001 and encodes:
- a CDS encoding malonyl-CoA decarboxylase; the encoded protein is MANAFFSDLLATISERGRTLLRRGDSADTRRDADGLIELCDALLSGRGEASGTAMAREVLDIYRELDPAGRRAFFEGLVRDFGPDRERLSRAIEKWRARPTDEDASSLHFASEPRRQELIRRLNRAPGGTGDLVNMRADLLGMMNGHTDLAALDRDVSHLLSSWFNRGFLVLRRIDWSTPANILEKIIRYEAVHEISDWDDLRRRIDPVDRRCYAFFHPAMVDEPLIFVEVALTETIPGAIQPLLAVDRQHLPIERARTAVFYSISNTQRGLGGISFGSFLIKQVVEELRRETPKLDTFVTLSPVPGFMAWVKQDKDLPLSDEDRETLKRLDDPKWFESPETTALLRGVIEPLAAHYFLKARTPKGKLIDSVARFHLGNGARLERINWLGDLSPKGVRESAGVMVNYLYRLDDIEKNHEAYANDGEVVASSAVKKLLKGEGRRLLDMRLS
- a CDS encoding AraC family transcriptional regulator, which gives rise to MTVLETPILREVRSNHRSPAGVHLVARDYPKGMRIDPHLHREAQLIYAAKGTMQVTTPGGRWLVPPDRAVWVPAGLEHAIDLLADIEMRTLYFDLAWLKREKRYEGLTREFVVRVSPLLNQAILALFDARNTEERTELLVRLVMLELHQAEDSATFVPLPREARCRRAAMIVLDDPTGLHDIDTLAREVGTSARTLSRLFSTETQLSFKSWCQRARIAAAIQLISTDATVSVKQLATSLGYASVPAFSAAFRQVTGRTPTEFATHSVSSPDLIGRSSTPRRRG
- a CDS encoding MFS transporter: MNSPSRVISFVNAGHFIDHYSMLIFAAAVIIMGPALGMAYSELLPYATPGFVAFGAGSLLTGWLGDRWSRRHMMLIFFLGIGASMIAVGFVQTPAQLGAALLAIGIFASIYHPVGTAMIVSYADRLGREMGINGVWGNLGVASSALVTGVIGQYFGWRAAFIVPGVVTILIGIAFAMMVVHEDRKGSKQAAAQARVAKQDMWRVILSLLIVVIAISTTFNAVTVALPKLFAERLADLTRSPALLGVIAAGVYVFGAMTQYTIGRLLDRYSLKTVALPLSFMLAPFLYLAASLSNLPLIVVSIGIVMGAFGQVTVNDAMVGKYTTEEWRSRAYAVRYFVGFTAAGASVGLVAWLYEQGGFVTMLHAFAALCLLAIAAALILPREIRTPQAA
- a CDS encoding efflux RND transporter permease subunit, whose translation is MISKFFIERPVLSNVIALLMILIGGVALFNLAIAQYPDVVPPTVQVTTRYPGASAKTVIDTVALPIEQQVNGVEDMLYMQSYSASDGTYTLTVTFKIGTDLNFAQVLVQNRVSSALSQLPQAVQNQGVTVQKRSTSILLFVTLTSPDSRYDSLYLSNYATINIRDELSRLPGVGNVTVFGAGQYSMRVWLDPNKLQARGLVPQDVINAIQQQSQQVSAGQVGAPPTPPGQAFQYTLNVNGRLDDTSQFENIIVKSGSSGDVTRVRDVGWVELGAQTYSQIFSLNKQPAVGIGVFQSPGANALQVEQAVERKMAELAKRFPEGVKYDTPFDTTKFVEASVHEVYMTLIEAGLLVLVVILVFLQDWRAMLVPATTVPVTIIGAFAAMAALGFTINMSTLFAIVLAIGIVVDDAIVVVEGAAHNIEQGMNGHDAAIKAMDQLFAPIVGITLVLISVFLPASFLAGLTGRIYSQFALVIAATALLSAINAATLKPTQCALWLRPAVPPEQRNFFYRGFNAVYNRVERGYTRLITFLVKHATVSVAFALLIIAASGYGLSRVPTGFLPIEDQGYLIAAVQLPDGAALERTQAVLDRASALIKDTPGVAQVITIAGISALDNSASLANAGVAYIILKDWDARKGPGEDLRSLVFGLNDKLATIMEARTIVLPPPPIQGIGNAAGFSMQVELRDGNSDFAKLQAITSAMVSNAGSQSALQRVQSSFRSSVPQFNVEIDRVKTQTLHVTTDQVFSALSTYLGSSYVNQFNKFGRVFQVYTQADPAFRVTERDIANMQVRNSNGDMIPIGTIAKITPATGPSLISLYNLYPSSTVIGLPAQGYSSGQSLKLMEDIADKTLPPGTGYEWTAMSYQEKAVSNQIYWVFGLAMLLVYLVLAGQYESWYAPISVILAVPLSLLGPMLILSALKIDNNLYCQIGLILLIALSAKNAILIVEVGLELHGRDGKPVIESAIEAARARFRPILMTSFAFILGVVPLVLATGAGASARKSIGITVFSGMLASTCLAVLFVPAFFVVVQRFENWRASSKAPKAQPMAEVKP
- a CDS encoding efflux RND transporter periplasmic adaptor subunit yields the protein MTRANLASSARRKKAWSHVGRGLAAASIVVALAGCEDKNTFVAPPPPKVDVATPVQRAVTRYIEATGNTAPIKSVDLVARVQGFLQSIDYQDGTFVKQGTQLFTIEPETYKLKLEQAQAAEAGAQASLKQAEADFKRQVELVQRQAVSQATLDTSTSTRDNAQASLQQAQVNTRLAAVNYGYTKVTAPFDGVVSAHLVSIGELVGVSSPTQLATIVALDPIYVNFTVNEQDVLRIRAEAARRGLTPADMKQFPIQIGLQTDTGYPHEGHLDYVSPTLNQSTGTLAVRGLVPNDKRVLLPGYFVRVRVPFDQEKSALLVPDTALGSDQGGRYLLVVNADNTVEQRKVQIGPVDNGLRVIESGLKPEDRVVIAGLLRVIPGQKIDPQVTKIEQPQASAK